Below is a window of Sylvia atricapilla isolate bSylAtr1 chromosome 17, bSylAtr1.pri, whole genome shotgun sequence DNA.
ttaaattgCATAAAAAATACATCATCACACTCAGGCAACAGGATCTGAGCAGGACAGTGAATGCACCTTTAGCTATGAAGgcaccacagctgcagctccacagtGATAAGAAGTATGAAGAGCTACCTCCTTCAAATACCTTAGAGACCAGGATGACACTGATCTTACACCCTGATATGCAGCAGGCTGGTTGGACACTCACTCAGGTGCTGAGCTGAAAGATTTCACATCTTTGTTTGCAAGTGTGGTTCCAAACAAAAGCTTCTACAAAGACCTGCTCCACAGACTGAGTACTTGCACCACATGCTTTTTGTGAAGGAGCCAAGGACTCACTCTCCTGGCAGCTCTAGGGCTGTAGGACAGAGAAGGATGAACTGTCAATGTCACAACAAAGCAGAGGTTTCTCCTTCCACCCTGATGGTGCTGTGACAAATCAAGTGTGATTCTAAGGTGACTCAACAGTTGCTTTAGAGCTTAGAGGTTTCTTCCACCTAATGAGATGAGTTTAGGAGTCCAAGTATGACAAAagtccacagcttctccagttACAGCATGGCTTTAGGGAATGGTGTTTCTTGCTCTTCCTTGTACTAACGGCTTCCCAAGAGTGAAGGCAGTGGGACAGCCTCCTCTCAGATTCCCTCAATGCCTTCTTCATTGAATGACGTGGGTAGGAGCTGCACAAAGGTCCACATGCTCTCCAAAAcaagaagctgcagcaggagatgctggaaGACACTCCTTGTCTGCCCCTTGTGCCCAGGGCTGACTGAGAGGGAGATAGAGGGGAAGATCTCCATAGCAGAGCCCACCCATTAGGCTGGGAAGCAAAACTCTTCCTGAGCTGGGCCTGTCTCCTGCTATCACAGGAGATGCTGAGGAAAAATACAGTCACTCCCTGGGTGCCGTGCCAGCCCTGGGCCTTGCAGTGGGGGGCTTTGCAGGAGGACGCTGAAactcccagctgctctcaggCTTCCATCTTTAGCcctatttctcttttccctcttaaaGCAGCTAATGGGAGGCTGATCTACCCTCTGACAAAGTGCTAGTCATTAATAATGTCCTCTGTCAGCTGCAGCCATTCCCCAGGCTCCTTGTTTATTGACGAAGTGCTTGTCTCCCTTGAGCAGAAGCTGCCACACAGCGAGTGAGGCGCCTGGGCTCCTTCCCGAGACAAACGACTTCAATTCCAGAGCGGAGAGGAGGGAGAATTGCCTTTCTGCTGCTAATGAATCTCTCCCTGACAGGAACATGGAGGCCAGGAATGCCCTGCAACTGAGAAGTGCCCATCTCCCACATTGTcccagagagagggaggggaagaaagggaGTCAGATTTCTCCTGCCAGAAAAATCCATCCCAGTCCCCAGACTACTGCAGGATAGCTTTGGAATACAGCTGTGGAGTGTGCCTTACTGAGCTCGAAAAGCCTCTCAACGAATTGATCACACTTTAAATACTGGTTTGTACCAGAGCATTCAGAGCCAGCCACTGTGGTACATCGCTGTGTTTGCCTACTCTccagcttttcttccctgcaggTACAGACGGTTGTAGGAAATGTGCAGGGCAGAGTGAGAGGGCTGAGACCTGCTGCCAGGCTTGGCAGGGAGTTCACAATccaggaagggaagagggaatgGGAACCCACGTGCACCAAGTTTGCAGCATGGTCACAATCCTTCGGCTCTGTAAGAACTCTAGTGGAGCTGCAAGAGGCCCAAGAGATGTGATCATAAACAATTTTCTTAATCTCCTTATTTACCCTGACTCTCTTAAGAGCAACTGGGCAGGACATCACAATCTAGCAGACAGCTAGAGCTCTGAGGAGGAAAATCTCTCTACAGTGGGATCTTGTTCCCATCACCACCACAGTAGCTTAGAGATAGGCAGGAAAGTGGAGTTGGCAGAAAGGTCATTAAAAGATTAGGTTAGAAGGAACatattttctcccttcctccaaGTGAGGCTGCTGTAAGAGAACAGGATGCTGAGAATAAGTGtgtcagaaacatttctgtgtagGTGCTGATCTGTGGGTATGCCTATATCTGGGGTAGTCAGTATGCATGTGGGAGGGTTGCACATGCATGTATACTGGTTTTCCCACACTGTTCTTTGTGGCAATCACACTGTTCTTTTAAGGTCTGTGTCTCTGTTGTAAACTTTCTGAAAATCTGTAAGAACTTTGTGAAATGCAAGTCTTGCTGCTGTTCATGCATCCCTCCCTTCATCCCGAGGTCCAGGGTGGAGTGCAGAGACCTCAGGGGatgcagcctggcacagagcaagGTCTCAGCTCACGGGAGAGAAGCTTTTGGCACCCTGACTGACCTGAGCACAGGGGAGGGAGAAGGCTGGCTGACTTGGTATTGAACAAGAAATGATTTAGGTGTTTAATATGTCTGGatactttaaaaagcagcactgctgtgctttggaCTGGCACCTTTGGCAGAAATGCTCATTTCATAGGAAAATGTCGGAACTCCTCATAGCTAATCACTTGGCAGCTGCCAGAAACTTCATCCAGTGGCAGCAAATATCCAACAGAcataacagaaagaaaaaaaatcaatccaaaACTTGTGATTGCTTATCAAACTGTAGCTTTGCTTGGCAAAAATTTTCAGTGGAAGTATGGATTTGTATAGGAACTGTTCAGATGCTAGGCCTGTTTCAGTGCACAGTCCTTCATGTGCTGGAACATTACATCATTGTTCTCAACACAACATAAACACTGCTACAGGGTAATGTCAGTAAACAGTGGGTATTGTAGAGTAAAGCAGGGAAAACCCTTTCCTAGTATCTCTTCACTGAAGTCCATAGTTCTACCAAGAGCCCATTAAATGCTTCAAacatttattatattaaaatacatcCCCTTACTTAATTTATCCTAATAGGGCAGGAATTTTTGTTGAACTTTTTCCTGTCCCAGAGTGGAGAGTGCACATATGGATTAGTAGCTTTCAAATCTGCTTCCAATAACTCTTTATGTGGTGGTTATATCCATATTTCACAGGAAACATATAGTTTTACAGAAACTGTCTTGTTTACTGAATGACCACAGATGAGCCAAAGCATTTGGATTAGATAACATCTTCCTGTTGCCAGTTATGCCAAGGACCTCATTTTGAAGCTCCCAACCACTGTAAGATGCACTTGTACACTGAACTTCTGCAACtgatttccctttcttcttctgcaTCCGCTTCCAAGTGCTTTTGTTGCACATTGAGTTGTGTCTTCTAACCTCAAATGAACCTTCCATATGCCAGTCAGACAAGAACAGGTCCATCTCAAGGAGAGGCACCAGTAGGTATTGGTGGATGCAGTCCAGACTCTCATCTAGGGAGAGGAATTCTGCAGAGAGTTTGGGAACTTTCTTTGCTGTCATCTGTTCCAGGAGGAAAGTGTTGCTGACTCATGCTGTGCATAATATTCTCCTCCATTAGAGCAATTGGATCATAATCAATCACAAACAACAgaatgtttattaaaaagaataagaatattttctatCCCTCTCAAGGTAACAAAGCCTGGACTGCCTGTCAACTTCTGTTTAGAACAGCTCTGTCTGTAAATAGCTGGCTTCCTTTTGCATTAGATGAAAATAGATGGGAATGTGCCTTCTCCTGACACCTTCCCTGTAGATCTGATCCAAGATTTTGCATTAGCCCAGCTTCCAAGTTCCTACGCAGAAGATGCGTTGGCCAGAGCACAATGTACTGTGGATATTTCCTGATGATGATCCTAAAGATCATCAATGGGCTACAAAAAGACAAGTACAAACTTGACAGCTCAGCAACTGCTGTGAGGATTTGTCATGTATATGGAGCACAGGGgttgtttaaaataaaccttACATGGTTCCTTCTCTTTGCTCCAGATTATGGGAATTTTGTGCCACTCTGTCCAACTCTGACCAATGCAAAAGCAGTTAATTCTGCCTGGGCTCTCTCACCTCTTTGGAAATAAGAGGGACAGGGGGTCGCTGTTTAGATGGCATGCTGAGGTGCTACTGAAAATGTGCCTGATCATCAGATGAGCAGAGGCCTGAAAACTAATATCAACCAAGTACTCCGAATGAACCCTGCAGCATTACATGAGATTTGCCACACTAAAACGGAGATCTGCCTCACTTCTAATTTGAGTAAGGATCTGACAGCACCTTTAAAAGGGCTAAACTATGTATCCCAGGTCTTTGGCTATATCTCAGAACAGCTGGTCCCAAAGTATCTAAACCCTTTGTGTCTTGTTTCAGCAGAACACACTGGGGTTGCTGGTGGTTTTCTACTTCCTGCCTTCAGCTGTTGTGACATGATGCTTCACAACGTTACACGGTTGCCTGTTTCCTTCCAAGAGCAGAGAATGTATTTTGTCTGAGTGGGATGAAACAATGCTGTGTATTCCTTCCAAAGATGGTTGCAAGATTCAAAGTACACTAGGAGAGGAATGGGCAGAAGAAATATTGGAATATTGCTAATGTCTTCATTCATGGATAGCATTGAGTTCATGGTCTTACGTTGTTGCAGAAAGCAACTAAAAATCTAAATATGACCATAGCTAGGAcagttcttttcctttatttttaagtggGGCATTTGATTGAAATTTGAGGACTACTCAGGTTCatgagcactgctgctgctctctaaGGTCACAGGAATGTCAGAGGATTATTGAAAGGGAGCCCAAAGTTAGCTAGGCATCTTTTACTAAATGCACACCATATAGCTGCTTGTTATCGGAAATCAATACCACTCATGGACTCATCAGGGAAAAACAGTTACTGAAGCTGGAATGTTACAAAGGATCACAGCTAATTCAGATGACAACCTGCAGCCCAGCCACTACATCTAAAGCTAAACTTCCCTGACATTGTGTTGAAACCCAGGATTgcatgaaacaaaaatcaaggTGGTAAAGCTTAACAAAATGGACAGTGGACTTACAAAAATGATGATTAATTtatcactgcttttttttcctctccaaagaTAAGCTGAATCTAACCAGAAGGTTTGTGTATTTCAGTGCATTAGATCATACTGCTGTATATTTCATGAACAGAATATTTAATGAATGTTCTTTTagcttggttttattttgatgtCTTTCTATAgccttttaaaacagatttgtttaaaaagtaaatcaCTGACAAAGATTAATGCTTGCTGGCAGACCCACTACAGGCAGGAGGCTTATCCATTGCCCCTTAGTGATTCTGTACGTCTGGCTCACATCCCTCAAGCTCTTTACAAGCAATAAATGTGATGAActtttctccaagctgagcAAGGGGGTAACTGAGTGGATATGCTCAAGTGGAACAATGTTTCTCTGTGTCTGAGTTCATTACATATAAAACATGAGACGTACCTTGGAAGGTGTGGCAGGTGTCAGCAGGCAGGCGTGCAGACAAATGCCGAGCGATGTTTTAAGCACAGGAATGCATAAGCGTGTTGTGTAGCCACACAGAAGATGTAGCAGAGGCTGCACGAGCAGGCTGTGTGTACATAGACAAGACATGTATACGAAGGCTTGTAATGTCAATCTACATGCACGGACATGGGCTGTGGCAACTCATGCAGGGATGGAAGCACAGAAGCTGTACGGGCCGCACGCAGACACCCGGACTCCTGTGAAGACGCAGTTGGGAGCGGCTCTCGCCTACTTCCCGGCAGCAGCGGGGCTCTCCCCGGGTGTGACACACTCACggggcagcccagggacagggcagccccgggagcccAGAGCGCGGCGGGTCCGTGTCCCGGCGGCTCCCCGGACGGCGGAgggccccgggccgggccgcgcggGGGCGCGCCGGGGCTGCCGGAGCCCGGGCCGGCCCTTCCGCCGCCCCGCAGGGGGACCGGGGGGACCGGGGGGACCGGGGGGACCGGGGGCACCGGCCGCCCCTAGCGCCGATCCCGGGGAGCCCCGGCGGGACGGGCGGCAGCAGACGGAATACTGCTGTGTGCGGGAGTGTCCCCTGCGGCCACGGGGcgcccttccctctcctcccgcCCCCTTAAGGAGCCTTTTGGGGCCGGTAAAAGCCTTCAGAGGTGCCATAAAACACGGAGGAAAAGCCGGTGCATTCGGCATTTCTCCGGGTTTTTTTCCGCCTTCTAATCTATGCACCCACGCTCCATACTCCAAGCGAGACAAGACCGTGCCACGGGACCAGCATCACTTCGGCGGTCAGTCATGCTAAGCCAGAAGTCTGTTCGCCCCAAATTACTGTGCCGATTGAAGTGTTAATGAGCAGTGTAGTTAGAGACTGTCTCAGTTTGTCAGGAGCCCTGACACGCCACTGCTTCACCTGCCTTACAGGCACAACACAGCACGTGAGCACCTGGAAACACAGACCTTCCACCTTCACCTCGCCACCCCACGGCGTGACACGTGAAAGTTTCCACTGCTGGCGTTactgctccagagcagcccaACATGGTGCAGCCTTCCCTGCTAATACACAGGGCCAGCTGAAAACTTCCATTACTAAGCCAGGAGCCACTCTACCCTGGCAGGACTGGCCAGGGCTTCCTAATTCTCCACGGCTGGATCTCCAAGAATGGTCCTGATGCTGTGACTGCTCTTGGGCAAAACGCCCGTTAGAATCAACTGAAGCCAAAGTCATCTGGCAGATGAGAAGACCAGAAAGGTGAGGATGTGGACAGGGCACCTTTTCCCTACACGCTCTCAGCTGGAGAAGAATTTTCTTGACACATGCTTTCCACACAGGTAGTCTGGGGTCACCTCCTGCCCCAAAATGAGGACACTTCTGTCACCCCAGTTTGCTGTAGGGTCCATTAAAACCTCTTAAGAACTAAAGCTTAAGAATAAAGGGGcatggagcaggagaagagaaagaaatttcacAGGAAGTACAGAACGATTCCTTCCCTATTTTAATGGTAATGTGGACACGGACATTAAAGCAGGAATGGGAGATGGTGCAGGAGAGGCTTTAAACTCCCTGTACAAATAGAAATACAAAAGCTCCTTTGGCCACGGTGCTAACAGCAGAACCCTGTAAATATTTCATGGTTCTCTAGGCAATTGTTTGACCCCTTTGATCCCCATGCTACCAGAAGCAATTGACAGAAAACTGTTGGGGAATCACTTCACTGAAAAATTTAACAGTCAGGTAGGGTGTGAAAGCTAAACGGCTCTGAAAACGTTCAGGTCTCACATGGCAGGATCGCTTACAAATTAATATTGCATAGCAAATGCCCGGAAAAAGCTCTTCTTGAAGGTGCCAGCTAGGCCAGCGCTGAGGCACAGGAGGAATGAATGTCTGTGCCGCAGTCCCCGTTCAGAGCTGCGGTGAGCCAGGTGCCAAGCGGCTGCTGCACCCTAGGCACTGCAGCCACATCACCGCTGCCCCAGGAAGGCCACAAAACTTGCACTGCGGTCCTGCTGCCACCGCACTGCTGTCCcgctctctgtgctgctgttgctaCTGTTGTCACATTAATAAACTGTGTCTTGCTGCCAGGCTGCCACCTCACCGCCACACCAGCTGCTGACGGGTCACCACTCCTCTTCTGTTGCTGAACTGTGATCTGTAGCCACGCTAGAGACACCACAGGACCCTCACGCTCTTCTGCTCCGCAGGGGTAATAAGCATTCTCCCTTATGCTTCACAACACAGTTTAGCCACTTGGCCCCTCCAGCACTATCCTATCAGGTCAAAATCATATAAAACATCCTCCTCACGCTCCCTTTCTTGCCACTTTCCCACTTTGCTGCATTTTCATACACACACTCCTCGCCAACTACACCCATGAGTCACAGCACTGCTCTCGAACTGCACCGAGCTCCTGCCACTGCAGGGCCACTTTCAAACCCTGCTGTCCCACCACCCCGCATAAAACCAGCCCATACTCACACTGCACTGTCACCAGGAAAGTCTGTGGCGTTGTCCTCTTGCTAACTCACAGCCATACTTCCAAAACTGCCATGGGGGTAACACTTCACTTGCTGCCTTCTGCTACAGCGGGATGGTGCTGTCAGATCAGCGCAGCCCTTTGCAAATATCACACCAGAAGTGATCACTGCTGTACAGAATGGCTCTTGTCTGGAATATTGTATTACTACATCAGTAGACTGCTAAACTCTTCTGTCAGGCTACAACACTCCACAATTATCACACCCGTGCACTGCCAAACTCCTACCACATGGCACCAGTATCACGTCTCTGCCGTGCCCCAGGATTGCGTTACCACACCACTGCATTGTCAGTGCCGTGCTCTCCAGGCACTCGGGGCTGCAGGCACTGCATCCCAAGGCACTATAAAGTCCACAGCAGAGTGCTCTCCTGCAACTGCTGCGCCGAGCCAGTGTGCAAACATGACATTAGGCTAAGATGACATCCTGGCTTATGCTTAATGCATCATTACACTACCCTACTTTGGTTAATTCACATACCACTCAATTACAAAATGGTAAAATATCCTGAAAGAGTATTACTGCTTAATGGTATTAGAACATCACTGCACCAATATAGCACAAGCctaattaataaaatatcacTGCATCCTGTATCCTGGCAGTATCTTAGCATTCTCCTGGAGTACACACCCACAGTGCACTATATTGCTGTGCTGGTTATATAAACACGGCGCTTCTTCCTTcactctgtctttttttctgcacagctACAAATCTGTCTCCCTCAGACAAACCCTCTAGTCCTGAACTGCTCCTTTTTGCTGTTACTGCAATAATAACATTCTCCATGGAGTCATCCCTGCAATCTTTGTGTATCTGATTGTACCACTGTAGTGTCTGCATCTGCGACCACATCACTGCACCACCATGGAACAGGGTGATGATGTTCCACATCTGTAGAGCTGGAACAAGATATactgtggtgctgctggaccacagtgctctgctgctgtgataTGCATCACTGTGCTCCTCTCCTATGTACTgcaaaattactgttttaacTGTTTCACAGTGGTCTGTGTGGGCTAGAAAGAAGTTCTCATATTAAATGAATTATTTGCTGAGCTGTTGCTGTCTTCTAATCACAATGTGGAGCAGAATGGTGTTACAGCACCTGCTGCCTCAGACTGCAGCCCTGGACACGTCTGCACCTATGGCTGCAGTCTGGGATCTTGCAGGTGCAAGACTCTTTGCCTGTCTCAAACCTTCACAAACATTTTTACACAATGCTGggcatttatttcttcattcacagaaacaaaaattgtaTCATTTTGTGCCATGACAGAATTTCCATACATCTTACCCCTGGGCCTTCATTCATCCCAGGattttgatataaaaaaaaaaaaaaaaaaaaaaacaaacaaaaaaaaacaaaacaccttcATGTATGTCTTTCTGTAATCAGCTCTTTGTGTATCctatattataaaaaaattatagctCCTCATCCTGCCCCTGTACAGGGGGATCTACTACAGCCCAGTCCTAAAAGTCAGTCCTAAAATCTCCACTAAATTTTCATTCTGTCATAGTCACttcaaaaaaaagcaaatgagagATGAATATagagagaaaatggaataaataacACTACACTCCGAAAGAAAGAtgctggtgtgtgtgtgcaaacacTGGTGCAATGTACTCAGTGCAAAGGTGAAAATTAGAATTGTATCTCTCTCATTTCAGTAAAGGGCATTGTTCAACACCACAGACAAATTTTGCTACATTTACGGCTTTCAGAAGTGTCTTTTGACACTGGAAtgcaagcagcagagcagataaAATAAAGATGCTGTTCAGGTAAGGACTGAGTTCAAAACCAGAGGGGTTTCCATGAGTGGGAGACCTGGATTTGTTTGTATTTCTGATGTTTCGGGGGCATACAGCCCCATAGACTTTAAATCTTTTCTTGGATACATCTTCACTTCTCTCAGAACTACAGTGTAAGTCAGAGCCAAGACCACGCACTTCAAAGCCTGGTGCTGGAATATTGCTTTTTTATAACCTGGTTGAGCATCAATCCGCTGACCAGGCTCTTCCTTATTGTTACAGCAAAATTTTAATCTAGACTTCAGGTGCACTATTGGCACAGGAAAGGTAATACTGGTTTTGAGTTAAACACAACTGTAACATTCCTAAACAGCAGACTGTCAGCGATGATGGAAAAGCGTTGTGCTTTGGAGAGAACAGATGTGCTTTGACTTTTATCTGGAGAAGTCAAGATGAACAGAAGCAGCCAACACTCCCTTATTAAACATATGGGTGTATCACCTCCTTCCACTCAATcacaaaaattattctaattCTCTCGCTAATCTCAGTCTGAATCGGCTCCCTGCAAAGACTCCCAAACAcacatttaataataataataataataaagagaTAAGCAAGAAAAAACTCAACAATAAACTCCAAAAATCATAATACTGGTCTAATTGATCATTTCCAGGGCTGGATGGAACTTAGCCACCCAGGCTACTGGCTTATACCTATAATTGTGCTTCTGGAAGATTGCAGTTACATTAATCTTCCCAGAGATTACATTTTCCAGTAACATCCCTAGATGTctctaaaagaaaatttcaagctagtctccctctgccttttcatttttggAGGGTAACCCTGTTGGGTAATTTCACTACCAAAAGCTAAAAGCGACAGCTTTGTACCAAAAGAGCTTGCAAACACCAAAAGCATCTGTTCCATTCTAACATAGTGACTGGGAAGGCTTCGGAATTgggtcaggatttttttttttttttttttttttgtcgtcCTCCCCACTACCTTCTCCTGACAGCTTCTGCCATCAGAAATGATTCATATGCTGATTGAACAGAAATGTACCATAAGGAGATGTAAACAAATACAGCAAAGCAAGGCGGGAAGCCAGAGAGATGGAATCTAATAAgtaaatagcttttaaaaatccgCTTCTCTGACTCTCACCCtcagcaggcagaggcacaaCTTCCCCCGGCGGCGGGGAGAGCACCGGCACTTCCCCCGTCAGCACCACCGAGAGCGCCCTCCGCAGCGCCCGGCGGGCCCGGGGATTCTGACCCGCGCCCCGTGCCCGGCGCGGAGCCCTCCTCGGGGCCGACCCCGCAGCGCCCCGGCCGTGCCGCAGCACCGGCAGAAGTTGGGCAGGGGCGGCCAGGAAGCAGTGCATTTACAGCGGCGGGCTGCGCCCGGGGGGCTCCGGAGCGAGGAGCCGAAGGTCCATGAGCCGCAGGAGGAGGGGGCGCGAAGGGAAAGAGGGTGGGAagaaaagggggggggggggtggcGAGGGGCGCTTTGCCCCTTACCTGGCCGAAGACCGAGCTGAGCATGGGGTGCAGCTGCTGGATGAGGGGATCCGCTTCCACTGACCGATCGCTGCCGCTGGACTTGGTGGAGCACTTGCTGCTGGATTTGGACAGAGGTGAAGCGCCTTCCGAGAGCTTCAGGGACTCTCTGCTGGACCTCTGCCTGTGACTGAAGAAAAagtcctcctctgcctcctccccatccctgtctgAGAGCTGATGCTGGTCCTGGGGGTGACCGTGGCTGGCGTGCGGCGGGAGGTGGTGATGCTGCCTAGATGTCCGCACCGGTTCCTTGCCGCTGCCTCTCCTTGGACCTCCTTCCGCCGGCTCGGGCTGGCTCTCCCCCCGTCCATGTGACAGCTTCCCCGCGCCCCTCGCTCCGTCCTCCCGGGCGCCCGGGTGGCAGAGCGGCCTGCGGGCACTGGGCTCCCcggggagctgctcctggctcgGCTCCCTCCCCATCTGCCCGCCTTGTCCTTTGCCGTCCCGGACGCGGCTgccgcggggctggggctggccgcccgccgcccgccggctCCCCGCCGCCTTCAGCAGCGAAGTGCGGGACTCGCTCTTCGCCATGGAGGAGCCGCTCATCGCGGGGCCGCTAGAGCCGCATCCCCGGCCGGGCGGAGCGCTGCCGCTGCGGGCAGGGCTGCGGCGCGCCGCTCACGGCATGTCCTGCGGAGACCCGCTTAAATCCCGCACCGCGGCCCATGTGACAGCGCACACAAAGGCCGCGGCAGGGGCGCTCCGGCGGGGGCTGGCGGGCACCGTCTccccctccagggctctcccGCCCCCCGCCCCAGTGCCGCCGCCGCCTCTCCAGGTGAGCCGGGGCCTCCCCCCGCCGGGGGCCGGCTCGGGCCGGGGC
It encodes the following:
- the CABP1 gene encoding calcium-binding protein 1 isoform X2; translated protein: MSGSSMAKSESRTSLLKAAGSRRAAGGQPQPRGSRVRDGKGQGGQMGREPSQEQLPGEPSARRPLCHPGAREDGARGAGKLSHGRGESQPEPAEGGPRRGSGKEPVRTSRQHHHLPPHASHGHPQDQHQLSDRDGEEAEEDFFFSHRQRSSRESLKLSEGASPLSKSSSKCSTKSSGSDRSVEADPLIQQLHPMLSSVFGQDRELRPEEIEELREAFKEFDKDKDGFINCRDLGNCMRTMGYMPTEMELIELSQQINMNLGGHVDFEDFVELMGPKLLAETADMIGVKELRDAFREFDTNGDGEISTSELREAMKKLLGQQVGHRDIEEIIRDVDLNGDGRVDFEEFVRMMSR